A window from Symbiopectobacterium purcellii encodes these proteins:
- a CDS encoding ABC transporter substrate-binding protein: protein MRALFLTKALLVMLLLANTTAWGKTVTDLLGRQVAIPDNPSRLFLGESRLLYTLALLEPGNPAQRVVGWPGDLPRYDAQSWEKYTAAFPAIAQIPRLGDGGPRTLNAEAILPLKPDLVILPRLAKTSTEDEALQQTLERAGIPVIYVDLRVELLKNTLPSIRLLGEVLNRTERAATFSAFYQQHMDAISQRLAHYHGQKPTVMLHLHLGRRDTCCTTAVGGNLGELLAFAGGDNIAADSIQRVYGELNPEKVLAANPNVYIATGMAGPEGKRFSTLMLGPDVSEQQAQNSFTTLLQHEPILSHLRAVQQGRAWSMWHNFYLSPYHVVMVEMFAKALYPDLFADLQPQDTLKQLYQQFLPIEFSGTFWSHIAHER from the coding sequence ATGCGTGCGTTATTCCTGACCAAAGCGTTACTGGTCATGCTGCTGTTGGCGAACACCACCGCCTGGGGAAAGACCGTTACCGATCTGCTGGGGCGCCAGGTAGCGATTCCCGATAATCCTTCACGCCTCTTTCTTGGCGAAAGCCGTTTGCTCTATACCCTTGCGTTGCTGGAACCCGGCAATCCGGCACAGCGAGTGGTAGGCTGGCCCGGCGATCTGCCGCGTTACGATGCGCAAAGCTGGGAAAAATACACCGCTGCGTTTCCTGCCATTGCACAAATCCCGCGTCTTGGCGATGGGGGCCCACGCACACTGAATGCCGAAGCCATTCTGCCGTTAAAGCCCGATCTGGTCATCCTGCCGCGCCTGGCTAAAACGTCGACGGAAGATGAGGCGCTACAACAAACGCTTGAACGCGCAGGCATCCCGGTGATTTATGTCGATCTGCGCGTCGAACTGTTGAAAAACACCCTGCCCAGCATCCGTTTACTCGGCGAGGTGCTGAACCGCACTGAGCGTGCCGCCACGTTCAGCGCGTTTTATCAGCAGCATATGGATGCCATTTCGCAACGGCTGGCACACTATCACGGGCAAAAGCCTACCGTGATGTTGCACCTGCATCTGGGTCGCCGCGATACCTGCTGTACCACGGCGGTCGGTGGCAATCTCGGTGAACTGTTAGCCTTTGCGGGTGGCGATAACATTGCAGCCGACAGTATTCAGCGCGTCTACGGTGAACTCAACCCGGAAAAAGTGCTGGCAGCCAACCCGAATGTCTACATCGCCACAGGCATGGCGGGGCCAGAAGGAAAGCGGTTCTCAACGCTGATGCTGGGCCCGGACGTTTCCGAGCAGCAAGCGCAAAACAGTTTTACCACCCTGCTACAACACGAACCCATTCTGTCACACCTTCGTGCCGTGCAGCAGGGGCGCGCCTGGAGTATGTGGCACAACTTCTACCTAAGCCCGTATCACGTGGTGATGGTGGAGATGTTTGCCAAAGCGCTTTACCCCGATCTGTTTGCCGATCTGCAACCGCAAGACACCTTAAAACAACTCTACCAACAATTCTTACCTATTGAATTTTCAGGGACATTCTGGAGTCACATCGCACATGAACGCTAA
- the purN gene encoding phosphoribosylglycinamide formyltransferase, with protein MKNIVVLLSGQGSNLQALIDACARKRVKANIAAVFSNNPEAYGLVLAQEADIPAHVIDPQGFADRAAFDAAMAEEMAQYQPDLVVLAGYMRILSPEFVALFAGKMLNIHPSLLPKYPGLHTHRKALEKGDKEHGTSVHFVTDELDGGPLILQAKVPVYSDDTEEVLAARVQTQEHTIYPLVVNWFAEGRLKMREGEAWLDGVRIPKQGYAAE; from the coding sequence ATGAAAAACATCGTTGTCTTGCTCTCAGGTCAAGGAAGCAACTTGCAGGCGTTGATTGACGCCTGCGCGCGCAAGCGCGTCAAAGCGAATATCGCGGCCGTGTTCAGCAACAATCCAGAAGCCTATGGTCTGGTGCTGGCGCAAGAAGCCGACATTCCGGCTCATGTCATCGACCCGCAAGGGTTTGCTGACCGAGCCGCCTTTGACGCCGCAATGGCAGAAGAGATGGCGCAATACCAGCCGGACCTGGTGGTACTGGCAGGTTATATGCGCATCCTCAGCCCGGAGTTCGTTGCGCTGTTTGCAGGCAAAATGCTGAATATCCACCCTTCCCTACTGCCCAAGTACCCGGGCCTGCATACCCACCGTAAAGCGCTGGAAAAGGGCGATAAGGAACATGGCACCTCGGTTCATTTCGTGACTGACGAACTGGATGGCGGCCCTCTGATTCTGCAAGCCAAGGTCCCGGTGTATAGTGATGATACGGAAGAAGTGCTCGCCGCTCGGGTACAAACCCAGGAACACACCATCTATCCACTGGTGGTGAACTGGTTTGCCGAAGGGCGTCTTAAAATGCGCGAGGGCGAAGCCTGGCTTGACGGCGTGCGTATTCCCAAACAGGGCTACGCTGCCGAATAG
- the purM gene encoding phosphoribosylformylglycinamidine cyclo-ligase has translation MTDKTSLSYKDAGVDIDAGNALVDRIKGVVKQTRRPEVMGGLGGFGALCALPQKYREPVLVSGTDGVGTKLRLAMALKRHDTIGIDLVAMCVNDLVVQGAEPLFFLDYYATGKLDVDTAASVITGIAEGCKQSGCALVGGETAEMPGMYHGEDYDVAGFCVGVVEKSEIIDGSKVQAGDTLIALAASGPHSNGYSLVRKILEVSQTDPEQTTLEGKSLADHLLAPTKIYVKSILALIEKVDVHAIAHLTGGGFWENIPRVLPEGMQANIDESSWQWPAVFNWLQQTGNVSRHEMYRTFNCGVGMIIALPAEQAEEAVAFLTSQGETAWKIGVIQPANAGDAVVIN, from the coding sequence GTGACCGACAAAACCTCTCTTAGCTACAAAGACGCAGGCGTGGATATTGATGCTGGTAACGCATTGGTAGACCGTATTAAAGGCGTAGTGAAACAAACCCGCCGTCCTGAAGTGATGGGCGGTCTGGGCGGTTTCGGTGCCCTGTGCGCCTTGCCCCAAAAATACCGTGAACCGGTTCTGGTTTCCGGTACTGACGGGGTCGGCACCAAGCTGCGTCTTGCCATGGCTCTGAAACGCCACGACACCATCGGTATCGATCTGGTGGCCATGTGTGTCAATGACCTGGTAGTTCAAGGGGCCGAGCCGCTGTTCTTTCTGGATTACTACGCCACGGGGAAACTGGATGTCGATACCGCCGCCAGCGTGATCACCGGTATCGCCGAAGGCTGCAAGCAGTCTGGCTGTGCGCTGGTCGGCGGTGAAACCGCTGAAATGCCCGGCATGTACCACGGTGAAGATTACGACGTTGCGGGCTTTTGCGTCGGTGTTGTTGAAAAATCAGAGATCATCGACGGAAGTAAGGTGCAGGCAGGTGATACTCTGATCGCACTGGCAGCCAGTGGCCCACACTCTAACGGCTATTCGCTGGTACGTAAGATTCTTGAAGTAAGCCAAACCGATCCGGAACAGACGACGCTTGAAGGAAAATCGCTGGCCGATCATCTGCTGGCCCCGACCAAAATCTACGTCAAATCTATTCTGGCGCTGATTGAAAAAGTGGATGTCCACGCGATTGCTCACCTGACCGGTGGCGGTTTCTGGGAAAATATCCCGCGCGTGTTGCCGGAAGGCATGCAAGCCAACATTGATGAATCCAGCTGGCAGTGGCCCGCCGTGTTCAACTGGCTGCAACAGACGGGTAACGTCAGCCGTCACGAAATGTACCGTACTTTTAACTGCGGTGTGGGTATGATTATCGCACTGCCTGCTGAACAGGCAGAGGAAGCCGTGGCATTCCTCACTAGCCAGGGTGAAACCGCATGGAAAATTGGCGTTATTCAACCCGCTAACGCCGGAGACGCAGTGGTCATTAATTAA
- the uraA gene encoding uracil permease, translated as MTRRAIGVSERPPLLQTIPLSFQHLFAMFGATVLVPILFKINPATVLLFNGIGTLLYLFICKGKIPAYLGSSFAFISPVLLLLPLGYEVALGGFIMCGVLFCVVALIVQRAGTGWLDVIFPPAAMGAIVAVIGLELAGVAAGMAGLLPADGVSVDSKTVIISLVTLGVTVLGSVLFRGFLAIIPILIGVLVGYGLSFAMGVVDFAPIAQAHWFALPTFYSPRFEWFAILTILPAALVVIAKHVGHLVVTANIVKKDLMRDPGLHRSMFANGLSTMISGFFGSTPNTTYGENIGVLAITKVYSTWVIGGAAILAILLSCVGKLAAAIQAVPVPVMGGVSLLLYGVIGASGIRVLIESKVDYNKAQNLILTSVILIIGVSGAKVHLGAAELKGMALATVVGIALSLLFALINRFRSEEVVLDAEDDAEETSRAS; from the coding sequence ATGACTCGTCGCGCCATCGGGGTGAGTGAACGACCCCCCTTGCTACAAACCATCCCGCTGAGCTTCCAGCACCTGTTTGCCATGTTCGGCGCGACGGTGTTGGTGCCGATTCTGTTCAAAATCAACCCTGCGACCGTGCTGTTGTTCAACGGCATTGGCACGTTGCTCTATCTGTTTATCTGTAAGGGCAAAATCCCGGCATATCTGGGCTCCAGCTTTGCTTTTATTTCTCCGGTACTGTTGCTGCTGCCGCTGGGTTATGAAGTGGCGCTGGGCGGCTTTATCATGTGCGGCGTGCTGTTTTGCGTGGTGGCGCTGATTGTGCAACGCGCTGGCACTGGCTGGCTGGATGTGATTTTTCCCCCCGCGGCGATGGGGGCGATTGTTGCGGTCATCGGTCTGGAATTGGCCGGGGTTGCCGCGGGCATGGCCGGTCTGCTGCCTGCGGACGGCGTGTCAGTGGATAGCAAAACCGTGATCATTTCGCTGGTGACCTTAGGCGTTACCGTGCTGGGCTCTGTGTTGTTCCGTGGTTTTCTGGCTATCATTCCGATTCTGATCGGCGTGCTGGTGGGTTATGGCCTGTCGTTTGCCATGGGCGTGGTGGATTTCGCGCCTATCGCTCAAGCGCACTGGTTTGCTCTGCCGACCTTCTATTCGCCGCGTTTTGAATGGTTTGCCATTCTGACCATTCTGCCTGCTGCGCTGGTAGTGATTGCGAAGCACGTGGGTCACCTGGTGGTTACTGCCAATATCGTGAAAAAAGATCTGATGCGCGATCCTGGCTTGCATCGCTCGATGTTTGCCAACGGTCTTTCTACCATGATCTCCGGTTTCTTCGGTTCTACGCCGAATACCACTTACGGCGAAAACATTGGTGTGCTGGCGATCACCAAGGTCTACAGCACCTGGGTGATCGGCGGTGCGGCAATACTGGCGATTCTGCTCTCCTGTGTGGGCAAACTGGCGGCTGCGATTCAGGCGGTGCCGGTGCCGGTCATGGGCGGCGTTTCTCTGCTGCTGTACGGGGTAATCGGTGCTTCCGGTATTCGTGTGCTTATCGAATCCAAAGTGGATTACAACAAGGCACAAAACCTGATTCTGACCTCGGTTATCCTGATCATCGGGGTGAGCGGAGCGAAAGTGCACCTGGGCGCTGCTGAATTGAAAGGCATGGCATTAGCCACCGTAGTGGGTATTGCCCTGAGCCTGCTGTTCGCACTGATCAACCGTTTCAGAAGCGAAGAAGTGGTGTTGGATGCCGAAGATGATGCCGAGGAGACCTCGCGCGCGTCATAA
- a CDS encoding tetratricopeptide repeat protein, whose translation MKKTILALLLGLSCSAFAQEADDADRLYDRLEQQDNTALTALTDLAKRQDPHALSLLGFVYEFGVSVPKNIQQAIDYYQQACALGGDYGCYNAGYFYQYGIGVPQDNARASQLLEKINAADIDIETTKSLGHTIYEAKAKAETDAEMRAPILKYVSRYLNTADDETRRIFSRLGLSKSDTLRLAKRWAQQGDPKVNFYVGHFYNFGYSPIKEKDIEAMRWFRRAAEGGEPDSQNLLGLAYREGRWGVDANAQEAVTWFERAAQQGNKDAMINLGEMYYTGEEIDVDYDKARALFTQAYDKGVSRAAKYLAWIYYNGQGVTSDCQKAWEYRERGRTGETKVSYMAHCVNDKRGREENRQTLPALVLKNQSTFLGGNGGALKCENHFIVDTNKLAEVANLRVVVTLKNREGASGQFTLAFAPFGMNTMNETLYGREYSSFRSAELVPQKTKDFCQPGDVTFQIDSATARINGQEKDLLATGIIKPYVQHAG comes from the coding sequence ATGAAAAAAACAATATTGGCGTTGTTACTGGGTCTTTCGTGTTCTGCTTTTGCCCAAGAGGCTGATGACGCCGACAGGCTCTACGATCGCCTCGAACAGCAAGATAATACCGCGCTGACCGCTCTCACCGATTTGGCTAAACGTCAGGACCCTCATGCTCTCTCCCTACTGGGGTTTGTCTACGAGTTTGGCGTTTCCGTTCCCAAAAATATCCAACAGGCCATCGACTATTATCAGCAAGCGTGTGCGCTGGGTGGTGATTATGGTTGTTATAACGCCGGGTATTTTTATCAATATGGCATCGGCGTGCCGCAGGATAACGCCCGGGCCAGCCAACTGCTGGAAAAGATTAATGCCGCAGATATTGATATCGAAACGACCAAGTCGCTCGGGCACACCATTTATGAAGCCAAAGCCAAGGCTGAAACCGATGCAGAGATGCGCGCCCCGATCCTGAAATATGTTTCCCGCTATTTAAATACTGCCGATGACGAAACGCGTCGGATATTCAGCCGCCTCGGCTTGAGTAAAAGCGATACGTTACGGCTGGCAAAGCGTTGGGCACAGCAAGGCGATCCCAAAGTAAACTTCTACGTCGGCCATTTTTATAATTTTGGTTACTCCCCGATCAAAGAGAAAGACATCGAGGCGATGCGGTGGTTTCGCCGCGCCGCAGAGGGCGGAGAGCCGGACTCGCAGAATCTTCTTGGCCTGGCCTATCGCGAAGGTCGCTGGGGCGTCGATGCTAATGCGCAAGAGGCTGTCACCTGGTTTGAACGTGCCGCGCAGCAGGGCAATAAAGATGCCATGATCAATCTGGGAGAAATGTATTACACCGGTGAAGAGATTGACGTTGATTATGACAAGGCGCGAGCGCTGTTTACCCAGGCCTACGACAAAGGCGTATCGCGGGCGGCAAAATACCTCGCTTGGATCTATTACAACGGTCAGGGCGTGACCAGCGATTGCCAGAAGGCCTGGGAGTATCGTGAACGGGGGCGCACTGGCGAAACCAAAGTCAGCTATATGGCGCACTGCGTCAACGATAAGCGTGGGCGTGAAGAAAACCGCCAAACCTTGCCCGCCTTGGTGTTGAAAAACCAGTCGACCTTTCTCGGTGGCAACGGTGGCGCATTGAAATGTGAAAATCATTTTATCGTTGATACCAACAAACTTGCTGAAGTGGCCAACTTGCGCGTCGTCGTCACGCTAAAAAACCGCGAGGGTGCCAGCGGGCAATTCACGCTGGCGTTTGCCCCCTTTGGCATGAACACCATGAACGAAACCCTGTACGGCAGGGAATACAGCTCCTTTCGTTCCGCCGAACTGGTTCCACAAAAAACCAAAGACTTTTGCCAGCCGGGTGACGTGACATTCCAGATCGATTCCGCCACGGCGCGCATCAACGGACAGGAAAAAGATCTGCTGGCGACCGGGATTATCAAGCCCTATGTTCAACATGCCGGGTAA
- the hda gene encoding DnaA inactivator Hda — protein MLLNTPAQLSLPLSLPDDETFASFYPGENASLLAALHNVLQQEHGSYIYFWSREGGGRSHLLHAACAALSRQGDAAGYVPLDKRAYFVPEVLDGMEQLALVCIDNIESIAGDDAWEMAMFNLYNRIQEGGHTRLLITGDRPPRQLNLHLPDLASRLDWGQIYKLQPLSDEEKGEALQLRARLRGFELPEDVSRFLLKRLDREMRTLFMTLDQLDHASITAQRKLTIPFVKEILGL, from the coding sequence GTGCTTCTGAATACGCCGGCACAGCTTTCACTGCCACTTTCTTTGCCTGATGACGAAACCTTTGCCAGTTTCTACCCGGGAGAAAACGCGTCACTTCTGGCCGCCCTTCACAACGTGTTGCAACAAGAGCACGGTAGCTATATTTACTTCTGGTCACGGGAAGGGGGAGGGCGCAGCCATCTGCTGCATGCCGCCTGCGCGGCGTTATCACGTCAGGGCGATGCGGCGGGCTATGTGCCGTTAGACAAACGCGCTTATTTTGTGCCTGAAGTTCTGGACGGCATGGAGCAACTCGCGCTGGTCTGTATCGACAATATCGAATCCATTGCTGGCGATGATGCCTGGGAAATGGCGATGTTCAACCTCTACAACCGCATTCAGGAAGGGGGGCACACCCGGCTGTTGATCACCGGCGATCGCCCACCGCGTCAGCTTAATTTGCATCTGCCTGATTTGGCCTCTCGTCTGGATTGGGGACAGATTTATAAGTTGCAGCCGCTCTCTGATGAAGAGAAAGGCGAGGCGTTACAGTTGCGCGCCCGTCTGCGAGGTTTCGAGCTGCCAGAAGATGTGAGCCGCTTTTTGTTGAAGCGGCTCGATCGTGAGATGCGCACGCTGTTTATGACGCTCGATCAACTCGATCACGCCTCGATTACCGCCCAGCGTAAGCTGACTATCCCCTTCGTCAAAGAGATCCTGGGGCTATAA
- the arsC gene encoding arsenate reductase (glutaredoxin) (This arsenate reductase requires both glutathione and glutaredoxin to convert arsenate to arsenite, after which the efflux transporter formed by ArsA and ArsB can extrude the arsenite from the cell, providing resistance.) yields MSQNIVIYHNPRCSKSRETLALLQQHGVTPRVVLYLDTPPDAAQVRQLLSQLGFSSAREVMRQKEDLYRDLNLSDATLSETQLIAALVEHPKLMERPIVVNGERARIGRPPEQVLALL; encoded by the coding sequence ATGTCACAGAATATCGTTATTTATCACAATCCGCGCTGCTCCAAGAGCCGTGAAACGCTGGCGCTGTTGCAGCAACACGGCGTCACGCCACGCGTGGTGCTCTATCTGGATACGCCACCGGATGCTGCACAGGTTCGCCAACTGTTATCACAGTTAGGCTTTAGCAGCGCACGTGAAGTAATGCGCCAGAAAGAAGATCTGTACCGCGACTTAAACCTGTCGGATGCAACGCTGAGTGAAACACAGCTGATTGCGGCACTGGTTGAACACCCCAAGTTGATGGAGCGTCCCATTGTGGTCAACGGTGAGCGGGCACGAATCGGCCGCCCACCGGAGCAAGTGCTGGCGCTGTTATAG
- a CDS encoding beta-barrel assembly-enhancing protease yields the protein MLGGVAAPVVADMQDQLPDMGTTAGGTLSINQEIAMGDFYLRQMRGGAPLIDDPLLVQYINQLGQRLVKSANSVRTPFHFFIIRNDELNAFAFFGGNVVIHSALFRYAENESELASVLAHEISHVTQRHLARAMESQQRSAPLTWMGALGSILLAMANPQVGMAALSGTLAGAQQGIISFTQSNEQEADRIGLQVLQRAGFDPQAMPNFMQKLADQSRYATKPPEMLLTHPLPESRLADARNRANQMRPAPTQSSQDFLFAKMRALTMYSTAYKATADETIDNWLKGNVREQLAAQYGKAVRAYEEKKYDDARAVLQPLLDKTPDSPWFLDLMTDIDLAQNKAALAIARLQKAPGAQNNPVLQLNLANAYVTGGQAAAASRLLYRYTYANPGDPNGWSLLAQASAAQGMRAEELAARGEELALSGKLDQAIGLFSNASSLSKLGSLEQARYDARIDQLRQLQQRFRQFEKS from the coding sequence ATGCTGGGCGGCGTCGCGGCTCCCGTGGTTGCAGATATGCAGGATCAGCTTCCCGATATGGGAACCACTGCGGGCGGTACGCTCAGTATCAATCAAGAAATTGCCATGGGTGACTTCTACCTACGGCAAATGCGCGGCGGTGCACCGCTGATTGACGATCCTCTGCTGGTACAATACATCAACCAACTGGGCCAACGGTTAGTCAAAAGCGCCAACTCAGTGCGCACGCCTTTTCACTTCTTCATTATTCGCAACGATGAGCTGAACGCCTTTGCCTTTTTCGGTGGCAATGTGGTCATCCATTCTGCCTTGTTCCGCTACGCGGAAAATGAAAGCGAACTGGCCTCGGTACTGGCGCATGAAATCTCGCACGTCACCCAACGCCATCTGGCGCGCGCCATGGAATCACAACAGCGCAGCGCCCCGTTAACCTGGATGGGTGCATTGGGTTCTATTCTGCTCGCCATGGCAAACCCGCAGGTGGGGATGGCAGCACTGAGCGGCACGTTGGCGGGCGCACAACAGGGAATTATCAGCTTCACGCAGTCCAATGAACAGGAAGCCGATCGTATTGGTCTGCAAGTGTTGCAGCGGGCCGGGTTTGATCCACAGGCTATGCCTAACTTTATGCAAAAACTGGCCGATCAATCACGCTATGCCACTAAACCGCCGGAAATGCTGTTGACCCACCCGTTGCCAGAGAGCCGTCTGGCCGATGCCCGTAACCGCGCCAACCAGATGCGCCCGGCACCGACCCAATCCTCACAGGATTTTCTGTTTGCCAAGATGCGCGCGCTGACGATGTACAGCACCGCGTATAAGGCCACCGCTGATGAGACCATTGATAACTGGCTAAAAGGCAATGTACGCGAGCAGCTTGCCGCACAGTACGGTAAAGCGGTGCGCGCGTATGAAGAGAAGAAATATGACGATGCCCGCGCCGTGCTTCAGCCGCTGCTGGATAAAACCCCGGACAGTCCCTGGTTTCTCGATCTGATGACGGATATCGATCTGGCGCAAAATAAAGCCGCATTGGCCATCGCGCGCTTACAAAAAGCGCCGGGTGCCCAGAACAACCCAGTGCTGCAATTGAACCTGGCGAACGCCTATGTCACAGGCGGTCAGGCCGCCGCAGCCAGCCGCCTGCTTTATCGTTATACCTACGCCAATCCGGGCGATCCCAACGGCTGGTCGCTGCTGGCGCAGGCCTCCGCCGCACAGGGCATGCGCGCCGAAGAGCTTGCCGCGCGCGGAGAGGAGCTGGCGTTATCCGGAAAATTGGATCAGGCCATCGGGCTGTTCAGCAATGCCAGTTCACTAAGCAAACTCGGCAGTCTGGAGCAGGCGCGCTATGATGCCCGCATTGACCAGTTACGCCAGTTACAGCAACGTTTCCGTCAGTTTGAAAAGTCTTGA
- the bcp gene encoding thioredoxin-dependent thiol peroxidase, with protein sequence MNTLKAGDTAPKFSLPDQDGEQVNLTDFQGQKVLVYFYPKAMTPGCTVQACGLRDNMDDLKKHGVEVLGISTDKPEKLSRFAEKELLNFTLLSDEDHQISQAFGVWGEKTFMGKTYDGIHRISFLIGEDGKVAHVFDDFKTSDHHDIVLNYLKSA encoded by the coding sequence ATGAACACACTGAAAGCCGGTGATACCGCACCGAAATTTAGCTTGCCCGACCAGGATGGCGAACAAGTAAATTTAACCGACTTCCAGGGACAAAAAGTGTTGGTCTATTTTTACCCTAAAGCAATGACGCCGGGATGTACCGTGCAAGCCTGTGGTTTGCGCGACAACATGGACGATCTGAAGAAACATGGCGTGGAAGTACTGGGTATCAGCACCGACAAACCGGAAAAACTGTCTCGCTTTGCGGAAAAAGAGTTGCTGAACTTTACGCTGTTGTCCGACGAAGATCATCAGATCTCACAAGCCTTCGGCGTATGGGGCGAAAAGACATTCATGGGAAAAACCTACGACGGTATTCACCGCATCAGCTTTTTGATTGGTGAAGACGGTAAAGTGGCGCACGTGTTTGATGATTTCAAAACCAGCGATCACCACGATATCGTACTGAACTATCTGAAGAGCGCCTGA
- a CDS encoding glycine cleavage system transcriptional repressor encodes MLLSTRCRGSKILPSQQEHSLVITALGVDRPGIVNAITRHVSSCGCNIEDSRLAMLGKEFTFIMLLSGSWNAITLIESTLPLKGAEMELLIVMKRTESQARPPMPSTVWVKVELADSPHIIERFTALFDAHHMNIAELVSKTQPATSGHPSTLYIQITAHSPETLNGAIIEPAFHQLCTELHAQGSISVVNYPQHEEKDGE; translated from the coding sequence ATGTTACTCTCAACCCGATGCAGAGGAAGCAAGATTTTGCCGAGCCAACAAGAACACTCTCTGGTTATCACCGCCCTCGGCGTCGATCGTCCCGGGATTGTGAACGCCATCACACGTCACGTCAGTAGCTGTGGCTGTAACATTGAAGATAGTCGTCTTGCGATGCTGGGCAAAGAGTTCACGTTCATCATGCTGCTGTCGGGAAGTTGGAACGCCATCACGCTTATCGAATCCACGCTGCCGCTCAAAGGGGCGGAAATGGAATTGTTGATCGTGATGAAGCGCACGGAGTCTCAGGCTCGCCCACCAATGCCCTCGACGGTGTGGGTCAAGGTTGAACTGGCAGATTCCCCGCATATCATTGAACGCTTTACCGCGCTGTTTGACGCCCATCACATGAACATTGCGGAGCTGGTTTCAAAAACGCAGCCCGCCACCAGCGGACATCCGTCAACGTTATATATTCAAATCACTGCACACAGCCCTGAAACGCTAAATGGCGCAATTATTGAGCCAGCCTTTCATCAGCTATGTACAGAACTGCACGCACAAGGCAGTATTAGCGTCGTGAACTATCCACAGCATGAAGAGAAAGATGGAGAGTAG
- the dapA gene encoding 4-hydroxy-tetrahydrodipicolinate synthase, with protein MFTGSIVALVTPMDDNGAVDRASLKKLVDYHVDSGTAAIVSVGTTGESATLSHDEHGDVVMMTLELADGRIPVIAGTGANATSEAISLTKRFHGTGVVGCLTVTPYYNRPTQEGLFQHFKAIAEHTDLPQILYNVPSRTGCDMLPETIARLSEVKNIVAVKEATGNLSRVSQIQELVDDKFILLSGDDASSLDFMQLGGRGVISVTANIAAREMAQLCALAAQGDFAAARRLNQRLMPLHQKLFVEPNPIPVKWACKALGLMATDTLRLPMTPLTDAGRAVMERALKQAGLQ; from the coding sequence ATGTTTACGGGAAGTATTGTTGCACTGGTAACGCCGATGGACGACAACGGCGCCGTCGATCGTGCAAGCTTAAAAAAACTTGTTGATTATCATGTTGATAGCGGTACCGCGGCGATAGTGTCCGTCGGAACCACCGGAGAGTCCGCCACGTTGAGCCATGATGAACACGGCGACGTGGTGATGATGACGCTGGAACTGGCAGACGGACGTATCCCGGTGATCGCGGGAACGGGTGCCAATGCAACGTCGGAAGCCATCTCTCTGACCAAACGCTTTCACGGCACCGGTGTGGTGGGCTGCCTGACGGTAACCCCTTACTACAACCGCCCAACGCAGGAAGGGTTGTTCCAGCATTTTAAAGCGATCGCTGAGCACACCGATCTACCGCAGATTCTGTATAACGTACCGTCGCGTACCGGTTGTGACATGCTGCCGGAAACCATCGCCCGTCTTTCCGAAGTAAAAAATATTGTTGCGGTGAAAGAAGCCACCGGGAACTTAAGTCGTGTGAGTCAGATCCAAGAGTTGGTTGATGATAAATTCATTTTGCTGAGCGGTGATGACGCCAGCAGTCTGGATTTTATGCAACTCGGTGGTCGCGGCGTGATTTCCGTGACGGCGAACATTGCCGCACGGGAAATGGCACAGCTGTGCGCCCTGGCGGCACAAGGTGATTTCGCTGCGGCGCGCCGTTTGAATCAGCGCCTGATGCCACTGCATCAGAAATTATTTGTTGAACCTAATCCGATCCCAGTGAAATGGGCATGCAAGGCATTAGGATTGATGGCGACCGATACGCTTCGCTTGCCGATGACGCCGCTGACTGACGCCGGTCGGGCAGTGATGGAGCGCGCATTGAAGCAAGCTGGTTTGCAGTAA